From the Streptomyces sp. Sge12 genome, the window TGGGGGCGGACCTGCTGACGGCCGCGGCGATCAGCCTGATCCCGCTCCTGCACGCCTGGGACGCCCTGAACCTGCCCGTCCTGACCGCCTTGGTCTTCCTGGTGGGGGCGGCCCGCGGGCCGTCCGACACCTCCAAGCAGCTGCTGCTGCCCGCTGCGATGCAGCGCGCCGGGGTGACGGCGGAGCGGGCCACCGGATGCGTCGAGGGGGCCCGCCGGATCGGCATGATGGCGGGGGCTCCGCTGGCCGGTCTGCTCATCGCGACCGCCGGCCCCGTACGCACCCTGTACGCGGACATGGCGGCGATGGCGCTGTGCGCCCTGCTGGTGGCTGCCCTGGTTGCGGTGGTGCCGCGGTCCCGTCCGGCCGACGGGGCGCCGGGCGGCTCGTACGCCGGGGAACTGCGTTTCGGGCTGGCGCAGTTGCGCCGGGACCGGCTCCTGGGGGCGATGGTGGGGGTCTTGATGCTGACCAACGCCCTGGACGGGGCGCTGAACGGGGTCCTCTACCCGGCCTACGGAACCCAGGTGCTGCGCAGCAGCGCCCTGTTCGGGGCGATGATCACGGCGATGGGGGCGGGCGCCCTGCTCGGGGCGGCCCTGTACGGCTGGGCGGGCCACCGGCTGCCGCGGCGCGCGGTCTTCGTCGGGGCCTTCGTCCTGGTCGGGGCGGTGCGCTGTGCGGTACTGGCGGCCGAGCCGCGGGTGCCGGTGCTGCTGGCGGTGCTGGCCGTGTCCGGTATCGGGTCGGGGGTGGTGGGGCCGCTGATGATGTCGGTGGCCTACGAGCGGGTGCCCGAGGAGGTGCGGGGGCGGGTGTTCGGCCTGCTGGTGGCCGCCGCGCTGGCGGCGACCCCGCTGGGCATGCTGGGTGCGGGGCTGGTCCTCGACGCCTCGGGGCTGGTGGCGGCGCTGCTGGGTACGGGGGCGCTGTACCTCGCGGTCACTCTGGCGCCGCTGGTCTTCCCGGTGTGGCGGGGGCTCGACGCCCGCAGCGGCGCGGGGACTTCGGGGATCGCGGAGGCTTCGAAGGAGCCGGCCGGGCGCGCGCACGACGCACCGGCCGCATCGGGGGCCAAAATCCTGACCGAACAGGCATAGTTCGTCCATTTTTGCGGCCCCTCACCATCGGGCCAGGCAGCTTGATGAGCTGTCGGATCGGCCGCCGGAGCGCCCGGGGCACGGCAAGGTTGGTCCTGCACCGACCGGCGCGGACGGCCCACGAAGCACTCCGCGCCCACACCAGACCGCTCGTCTTCCTGGGGATCCCATGCTCAAGCGTTATGTCATCGCCCTGTCCGTGACCGCGTCCGCCCTGCTGCTGCCCGCGGCCGGCGTCGCGCAGGCCGCCGACGACACCTCGGCCACGACCACCGCGACGACCACCACCGGCGGGGAGAACACCACCACGGCCCCGACGACGCGCCAGATCGTGACGGCCGACGGACGGGTGGTCACGATCGGGACGGGCACGCTCGGCCACCGCAACCGCGACACGGCCGACAGCTCCTGGGGCGGCTGACCCGGCCGGCCCGTCAGGGCCTGCCGAAAGGGGGGAGGGAGGATCGCCGTCGCGATCCTCCCTCCCCCCTTTTGCCGTCCTGCCCGCCCGCCGCGGCGCGGCCGCCCTCAGCCGCCCCGGGGGCCGAGGCAGACGACGGCGTACTGGGCTCCCTGCGCGTCGATGTACCGGCGCGACCAGCCCGCCGGTACGTACAGCAACTCGCCCGGCAGCAGCCGGCACTGGAAGGACTCCGGCCGGCCGCTCTCACCGGTCCCCGTCAGCTGCCAGGTCACGGCGCCGGCGATCTGGTGGACCAGGAGGTGCTCCCGGCCCTCGGGCTGCGCGGTCCAGACGGCGTCGGCGCCCCCGCCCTGGGTGGATCCGGGCGTCTCCACCCGGTCCAGCCGGACGGACAGGCCGGTCAGGGCGCCCAGTTCGGCGGTGAACCGGTCCGCCTGGGCCGGCCGTACACCGCCCTCCGCCGGGAGCGCGCCCGCGTCGTCGGCGTCGTCGGCGTCGCCGAACGCCGGATTGTCGTACTCGGGCCACAGCACACCCGGTGCCCGGTCCAAGTGGACCGAGAGGAACAGGACGATCTCCCGCAGGTGCGGGGTCCCCCGCTCGCAGCCTGCGTCCGTCATGTCCATTACGTGCCCCTCTTGTTCGGCGACTCGACAGCTCCCATCCCAGCAGCATGCGACACGCCCGCCACCTGCGACAGCCACGAGAACGCGTGACACCGAGGTCAGGAGGGCGCTACCGTGCCGTCCGCCCCCGCCACGGCCTCGGCCGCCTGCTCGGCCTCGGCGCCCCGGTCCAGCAGGCCGCGCGCGGCGGCCGCCACACCCGCCTGGAAGCGACTGCCCGCACCGAGCTCCTGCATGATGTCGGCGATGTGGCGCCGGGCCGTGCGCAGCGACATGCCCAGGCGCCGGGCGATGGCCTCGTCCTTCAGCCCGGCCGCGAGCAACCGGATGATCGTTTCATGGATCTCCCGGGCGACCTCCTCCAGCCCCTGGCCGGCCGCGGCCGAGAAGGGCGAGGCCAGGTCCCAGGTCTGGTCGAAGATGTTGCACAGGTAGGCGACGGTCGAGGGCTCGCGGATCACCACGGCGCCCCAGCTGCCGTCGGCGACCGGAATGAAGGCCAGTTCCCGGTCGAAGGCGATGAGCCGGCCGAAGAGTTCGTGCGCCGTGCGGTACTGCGCCCCCAGGACGGACGTGGCCGCGACATAGGCCTGGCTCGGCCCGTTGAACCGGGCCGTGTGGTGGTAGAGGGTGCGGATCGAGATGCCCCGCTGGAGCATCGTCTCGTCCCGCCGCAGCGCCTCCTGCATCGCCTCCGGCACCCTGCTGCCGCCCCCGGGCTGCGAGCTGAGCATCTCGGTGGTGCAGTTGAGCGAGGCCCGGTTCAGTGCCCCGCGCACGTCCTCCAGGCTCTCCAGGACCTCCAGCGACTCCCCCGTGGAGCGGCGGCCCAAGTAGTGCGGCAGGAAACGCCCGAGGTCCTCGCGGATCCCGCTGA encodes:
- a CDS encoding MFS transporter, whose translation is MTGSYPGGSASSRRLTPLAALVAASGISSLGMAATLVAVPWFVLHSTGSGTRTGLVATAEVLGLLCSAVLAGPVVDRLPVRATSVGADLLTAAAISLIPLLHAWDALNLPVLTALVFLVGAARGPSDTSKQLLLPAAMQRAGVTAERATGCVEGARRIGMMAGAPLAGLLIATAGPVRTLYADMAAMALCALLVAALVAVVPRSRPADGAPGGSYAGELRFGLAQLRRDRLLGAMVGVLMLTNALDGALNGVLYPAYGTQVLRSSALFGAMITAMGAGALLGAALYGWAGHRLPRRAVFVGAFVLVGAVRCAVLAAEPRVPVLLAVLAVSGIGSGVVGPLMMSVAYERVPEEVRGRVFGLLVAAALAATPLGMLGAGLVLDASGLVAALLGTGALYLAVTLAPLVFPVWRGLDARSGAGTSGIAEASKEPAGRAHDAPAASGAKILTEQA
- a CDS encoding response regulator transcription factor — encoded protein: MQTSDVVPDPKNADVDIDVYGWVLEHRTVDVDAVAAGTGRDPDEVRGSVARLRASRLLHVSPVDPSVAFAVAPDTAAEQLVAPLEAQIRDQQREISGIREDLGRFLPHYLGRRSTGESLEVLESLEDVRGALNRASLNCTTEMLSSQPGGGSRVPEAMQEALRRDETMLQRGISIRTLYHHTARFNGPSQAYVAATSVLGAQYRTAHELFGRLIAFDRELAFIPVADGSWGAVVIREPSTVAYLCNIFDQTWDLASPFSAAAGQGLEEVAREIHETIIRLLAAGLKDEAIARRLGMSLRTARRHIADIMQELGAGSRFQAGVAAAARGLLDRGAEAEQAAEAVAGADGTVAPS